In the Mauremys mutica isolate MM-2020 ecotype Southern chromosome 13, ASM2049712v1, whole genome shotgun sequence genome, one interval contains:
- the LOC123348020 gene encoding zinc finger MYM-type protein 1-like, which yields MKYAALQSQVNVSALVSASYRKESQSARIALHNIFTSVQYLAQQGIALRGHNDSDSNLMQLLLLCSTDSEELRQWLNRTKYKWISHEVINEIIEMMAMMALRKIVQKIKASKFYAIVMDETTDLSRKEQVSFSLRFFSSEDWEIYEEFIGFYQTDTMDAASLFKIVEDTLLRCDLPFSDCRGQCYDGASNVSGKFTGVQARVKEREPRAEFVHCAAHSLNLATQDALHNIQECRYMFFMVKDLINAFRESPKRMAAFREFQSEGEPSLRPLCPTRWTLRISSIKSLLQNYKAMMNCLDELSYSSDEFGLKCSGFSKQLQSFSTYFILTVLVKAMGPVEEANAQIQSPNVSLTSVMKKVGLLQEVLSGMRTDSSYNRFWETTVEKARNLYLDEPTLPRKRKPPRWLDHGSLPHTFSDPKDYFHKKYVEIIDACKVAIEQRFSTESFTFAVKLEKLITEAANGSKQDIVQISEAFHGDINMEKLFLHLEMLSDICRLRNCQLTSVSEVKQFLKQNEGLSDLLSEVTILLKLFYTIPTTTCTAERSFSCLRRLKNYLRTTMSQERLNHLTFLHVHKNFTSELDIASLLDDFISRTKQRQKVFAAS from the coding sequence ATGAAATATGCTGCTCTGCAATCACAGGTAAATGTTTCTGCACTAGTGTCAGCCAGTTACAGAAAAGAATCGCAGTCAGCTAGGATTgcactgcacaacatttttacCAGTGTTCAGTACCTAGCTCAACAAGGAATAGCACTACGTGGACATAATGACAGTGATTCAAATTTGATGCAGCTCTTGTTGCTATGCAGTACAGATTCTGaggaactgagacagtggctCAATCGCACAAAATACAAGTGGATATCACATGAGGTTATTAATGAAATAATCGAAATGATGGCAATGATGGCGCTAAGAAAAATTGTGCAAAAGATAAAGGCTTCTAAGTTTTATGCCATTGTAATGGATGAGACTACCGATTTGTCAAGAAAAGAACAAGTAAGTTTTTCTTTAAGGTTCTTTTCTAGTGAAGACTGGGAGATTTATGAGGAGTTTATTGGGTTTTACCAAACTGACACAATggatgctgcttctcttttcaaaATTGTGGAAGATACACTTCTCAGGTGtgatttgcccttttctgattgcCGGGGGCAGTGTTACGACGGAGCCAGTAATGTGTCTGGCAAATTTACTGGGGTCCAAGCCAGAGTGAAGGAACGAGagccgagagcagaatttgtgcaTTGTGCTGCACATTCTCTTAACCTTGCCACGCAGGATGCCCTGCATAATATTCAAGAGTGTCGTTATATGTTTTTTATGGTGAAAGATCTCATCAATGCCTTCAGGGAGTCACCAAAACGTATGGCAGCATTCAGAGAGTTTCAGAGTGAAGGAGAACCTTCTTTACGACCATTGTGCCCAACAAGATGGACACTAAGGATTAGTAGCATTAAATCACTGCTCCAAAACTACAAGGCCATGATGAACTGCCTAGATGAACTTAGTTACTCTTCTGATGAATTTGGCTTAAAATGTAGTGGATTCTCAAAGCAACTTCAATCTTTTTCAACATACTTTATACTAACAGTTCTTGTGAAAGCCATGGGTCCGGTAGAAGAAGCTAATGCACAAATTCAAAGCCCAAATGTGTCATTGACAAGCGTTATGAAGAAAGTTGGCCTATTGCAAGAGGTGTTGAGTGGGATGCGTACTGACTCATCATACAATCGCTTTTGGGAAACAACGGTAGAGAAGGCAAGAAATCTTTATTTAGATGAGCCTACACTCCCAAGAAAACGCAAACCTCCAAGATGGCTCGACCATGGAAGCCTTCCTCACACCTTCAGTGACCCTAAAGattattttcataaaaaatatgttgagatcattgatgcttgcaaagttgcaattgaacagaggttttcaacAGAAAGCTTTACATTCGCAGTAAAATTGGAGAAGCTTATAACTGAGGCAGCAAATGGCTCAAAACAGGACATTGTCCAAATAAGTGAAGCATTCCATGGTGACATCAACATGGAGAAACTAtttcttcatttagaaatgttgagTGATATTTGCAGATTGAGAAATTGCCAGCTCACTTCAGTGAGTGAAGTGAAgcaatttctaaaacaaaatgaaggcttAAGTGACCTGTTGTCAGAAGTTACAATTCTCCTGAAATTATTCTACACAATTCCGACTACAACCTGCACCGCTGAGCGATCATTCAGTTGCTTGCGCCGACTGAAAAATTATTTGCGAACAACAATGAGCCAAGAACGTCTAAATCACTTGACATTTCTGCACGTTCATAAAAACTTTACCTCTGAATTGGACATTGCAAGTCTCCTGGATGACTTCATTTCAAGAACCAAACAACGACAAaaagtgtttgctgcctcctaa